A window of the Thalassospira indica genome harbors these coding sequences:
- a CDS encoding SDR family oxidoreductase — protein MSDKTEKTAIITGASRGIGANLARKLAADGFAVVVNYNSSADAAETLVSNIKASGGTAIAIAADISARDGIAHLFDTAKAEFGGVDVLVNNAGIMSCASIADTDDDAFEKQVAVNLGGVFRGMRSAANQLRDGGRIISFSSSVVGLYQPTYGVYAATKAAVEALTHVLAKELGPRGITVNAVAPGPVATDFFLKGKSDQLIENMIAMNPFKRLGQPDDITNVVSFLASEQGGWISGQTIRANGGVI, from the coding sequence ATGTCTGACAAAACAGAAAAAACAGCAATCATCACCGGCGCATCCCGCGGCATTGGTGCAAACCTTGCCCGCAAACTGGCCGCGGACGGTTTTGCTGTTGTCGTCAATTACAACAGCAGCGCTGACGCTGCCGAGACACTTGTTTCCAATATCAAGGCATCTGGCGGCACCGCCATCGCGATTGCCGCCGATATCAGTGCACGTGACGGGATTGCGCATTTGTTTGATACCGCAAAGGCAGAATTCGGCGGTGTTGATGTCCTGGTCAACAATGCAGGGATCATGTCGTGTGCATCGATTGCCGACACAGATGATGATGCCTTCGAGAAGCAGGTTGCGGTCAATCTTGGCGGTGTTTTTCGCGGTATGCGGTCAGCGGCCAATCAGCTGCGTGACGGTGGTCGCATCATCAGCTTTTCATCAAGCGTTGTCGGACTTTATCAACCGACATACGGGGTCTATGCCGCAACCAAGGCCGCGGTCGAAGCCCTGACCCACGTTCTGGCAAAGGAACTCGGACCAAGGGGAATTACGGTCAATGCCGTCGCACCCGGCCCGGTTGCCACCGACTTTTTCCTTAAGGGTAAAAGCGATCAACTGATTGAAAACATGATTGCCATGAACCCGTTCAAACGTCTGGGCCAACCAGATGACATCACAAATGTCGTCAGCTTCCTTGCCTCAGAACAAGGCGGCTGGATCAGCGGTCAAACCATTCGTGCCAACGGCGGTGTTATCTAA
- a CDS encoding tautomerase family protein encodes MPFVNIKTPQGALSTAQKEEIIHKTTDMLVEYFSEAARPHTMVLIEEVLDGGYGRADEVFILPDEYRAKE; translated from the coding sequence ATGCCATTCGTCAATATCAAAACCCCGCAAGGTGCGCTGAGCACCGCCCAGAAAGAAGAGATTATCCATAAAACCACCGACATGCTGGTGGAATACTTCTCGGAAGCTGCCCGTCCTCACACGATGGTTCTGATCGAAGAAGTCCTTGATGGTGGATATGGTCGCGCAGACGAGGTCTTCATTCTGCCAGATGAATATCGCGCCAAGGAATGA
- the hydA gene encoding dihydropyrimidinase has protein sequence MSMVIRGGTIVTADLTYKSDILIEDGKIAAIGDNLTGDKVIDADGCYVMPGGIDPHTHMEMPFMGTYSEDDFESGTKAAVAGGTTMVVDFCLPAPNQSLLEALQAWDNKSSKAVCDYSFHMAITWWSEQVFDEMKTVVQEKGINTFKHFMAYKGALMVDDDEMFASFSRCSELGAMPLVHAENGDVVATLQQKLLAEGNNGPEAHAYSRPVDVEGEACNRAIMIADMANVPLYIVHVSCEPAHEAIRRARANGKRVFGEPLIQHLILDDSEYKNADWDHAARRVMSPPFRSKEHQDGLWNGLASGSLQVVATDHCAFTTEQKRMGVGDFTKIPNGTGGLEDRMPLLWTYGVGTGRLTPNEFVAATSTNIAKILNIYPRKGAVLVGADADLVVWDPKASKTITADHQQSAIDYNVFEGIEVTGLPRYTLSRGRIAAEEGVVLAKCGDGEFIAREPYPAVNKALSKWKEITSPRKVERSGIPAGV, from the coding sequence ATGTCCATGGTTATTCGTGGCGGAACCATTGTTACCGCCGACTTGACTTACAAATCTGATATCCTGATCGAAGACGGCAAGATTGCCGCCATCGGGGACAACCTGACCGGGGACAAGGTGATTGACGCCGACGGCTGCTATGTGATGCCGGGCGGGATTGATCCGCACACCCATATGGAAATGCCCTTTATGGGCACCTATTCCGAAGACGATTTCGAAAGCGGCACCAAGGCCGCGGTTGCCGGTGGCACGACTATGGTGGTCGATTTCTGCCTTCCGGCGCCGAACCAGTCGCTGCTCGAAGCGCTTCAGGCATGGGATAACAAATCCTCAAAGGCGGTATGTGATTATTCCTTCCACATGGCAATCACCTGGTGGAGCGAGCAGGTCTTTGATGAAATGAAGACCGTCGTGCAAGAAAAGGGCATCAACACCTTTAAGCACTTCATGGCCTACAAGGGCGCGCTGATGGTCGATGATGACGAAATGTTCGCATCCTTCTCGCGCTGCTCGGAACTGGGCGCCATGCCGCTGGTGCATGCTGAAAACGGCGACGTGGTCGCAACCCTTCAGCAGAAATTGCTGGCCGAGGGCAATAACGGCCCGGAAGCACATGCCTATTCACGGCCTGTGGATGTCGAGGGCGAAGCATGTAACCGCGCGATCATGATTGCCGATATGGCCAATGTGCCGCTTTATATCGTGCATGTGTCCTGCGAACCGGCCCACGAAGCCATCCGCCGCGCGCGTGCCAACGGCAAGCGTGTGTTTGGCGAACCGCTGATCCAGCATCTTATTTTGGATGACAGCGAATATAAAAACGCTGATTGGGACCATGCCGCACGTCGCGTCATGTCCCCGCCGTTCCGCAGCAAGGAACATCAGGATGGCCTGTGGAATGGTTTGGCATCGGGCAGCCTGCAGGTTGTTGCCACCGACCATTGTGCGTTTACGACCGAACAGAAACGCATGGGCGTTGGCGATTTCACCAAGATCCCGAACGGCACCGGCGGCCTTGAAGACCGCATGCCGCTTCTGTGGACCTATGGTGTTGGCACCGGGCGTCTGACCCCGAATGAATTCGTGGCCGCAACCTCGACCAACATTGCCAAGATCCTCAATATCTATCCGCGCAAGGGTGCCGTCCTTGTCGGGGCGGATGCCGACCTTGTTGTCTGGGATCCGAAGGCCTCGAAAACCATCACCGCAGATCATCAGCAGTCGGCAATCGATTACAACGTGTTTGAAGGCATCGAGGTTACCGGCCTTCCGCGCTACACACTTAGCCGTGGTCGGATTGCCGCCGAAGAGGGTGTTGTGCTTGCCAAATGCGGCGACGGCGAATTCATCGCCCGCGAACCGTATCCGGCGGTCAACAAGGCGCTTTCCAAATGGAAAGAAATTACCTCGCCGCGCAAAGTTGAACGCAGCGGTATTCCGGCGGGCGTCTAA
- a CDS encoding ABC transporter substrate-binding protein, with translation MNKFIATAMGLSFGLASFSAMAADEVTLQLKWVTQAQFAGYYVALDKGFYEEADLDVTINPGGPDVAPPQVIAGGGADVIIDWMPSALASREKGVPLVNIAQPFAKSGMMLTCLKETGIESPEDFPGRTLGVWFFGNEYPFLSWMSKLGIPTDGGDNGVTVLKQGFNVDPLLQKQADCVSTMTYNEYWQVIDAGLSPDDLKVFKYEDQGVATLEDGLYVLEDNLEDPAFVDKMARFVDASMKGWMWAKENPEDAAMIVLDNDMTGAQTEKHQVRMMKEIAKLLGDSAVLDEAAYQRTVDSLLSGGSDPVITKEPEGAWTHAVTDKM, from the coding sequence ATGAATAAGTTTATCGCGACTGCAATGGGGTTGAGTTTCGGGTTGGCATCGTTTTCCGCGATGGCAGCAGATGAGGTGACCCTGCAGCTTAAATGGGTCACGCAGGCCCAGTTTGCAGGCTACTATGTGGCACTCGACAAAGGTTTCTACGAAGAAGCCGATCTTGATGTGACCATCAATCCGGGTGGTCCGGACGTTGCCCCGCCGCAGGTGATTGCGGGCGGTGGTGCCGATGTGATCATTGACTGGATGCCGTCCGCACTGGCATCGCGCGAAAAGGGTGTGCCGCTGGTTAATATCGCCCAGCCATTCGCCAAATCGGGCATGATGCTGACTTGCCTGAAGGAAACCGGGATTGAAAGCCCGGAAGACTTCCCGGGCCGTACCCTGGGTGTGTGGTTCTTTGGCAACGAGTATCCGTTCCTCAGCTGGATGTCGAAACTTGGCATTCCGACCGACGGCGGGGATAACGGCGTTACTGTCCTTAAACAGGGCTTTAACGTTGATCCGCTGCTTCAGAAGCAGGCCGATTGCGTATCGACCATGACCTATAACGAATACTGGCAGGTCATTGATGCCGGTCTTTCGCCAGACGACCTTAAGGTCTTCAAATACGAAGATCAGGGTGTCGCCACCCTTGAAGACGGTCTTTATGTTCTCGAAGACAATCTTGAGGATCCGGCATTCGTCGACAAAATGGCACGCTTCGTTGATGCCAGCATGAAGGGCTGGATGTGGGCCAAGGAAAACCCGGAAGATGCCGCGATGATCGTTCTTGATAACGACATGACCGGTGCCCAGACCGAAAAACACCAGGTCCGCATGATGAAAGAAATCGCCAAGCTGCTTGGTGATTCTGCGGTTCTTGATGAAGCAGCCTATCAGCGTACCGTTGACAGCCTGCTCTCAGGTGGTTCCGATCCGGTGATCACCAAGGAACCGGAAGGTGCCTGGACCCATGCTGTGACCGACAAGATGTAA
- a CDS encoding ABC transporter permease produces MTWTKLDKFCLVAAIAALLALIFPLAGVDGDTGKQVAFVGDIPGLAAAMALSVIVGSAFTWLGARSITAGMIILAVAVFGCWQALSVLYDHGVAGFAGLGFWLFILSLWAFVWRGIDVIANYHSLDRTKQHLANFVVPVAFGVWLLFVWEVVVSGFGVPQVLLPPPSMIGERFVNSTDILAADFHQTFVKAVLSGYVMGCGSAFIVAIAVDRVPFLKRGLLPLGNMVSALPIIGVAPIMVMWFGFDWQSKAAVIVIMTFFPMLVNTVTGLNAAGKLEKDLMATYASGYWSTLFRLRLPAAMPFVFNALKINSTLALIGAIVAEFFGTPIVGMGFRISTEVGRMNIDMVWAEIALAALAGTAFYGAVAYIERKATSWHPSFRVRRH; encoded by the coding sequence ATGACCTGGACGAAACTGGACAAGTTCTGTCTCGTCGCGGCGATTGCGGCCTTGCTGGCACTCATCTTCCCGCTTGCGGGTGTGGATGGGGATACAGGTAAACAGGTTGCCTTTGTTGGTGACATTCCCGGGCTTGCAGCCGCAATGGCGTTGTCTGTGATCGTCGGTTCCGCCTTTACCTGGCTGGGCGCACGGTCGATCACCGCTGGCATGATCATTCTGGCAGTTGCAGTGTTTGGCTGCTGGCAGGCCTTGAGTGTTCTGTATGATCACGGTGTTGCAGGCTTTGCCGGGCTTGGTTTCTGGTTGTTCATCCTGTCGCTTTGGGCGTTTGTCTGGCGCGGGATTGATGTGATTGCCAATTACCACAGCCTTGATCGCACCAAACAGCATCTGGCGAACTTCGTCGTGCCGGTGGCCTTTGGCGTATGGCTTCTGTTTGTCTGGGAAGTCGTCGTTTCAGGCTTTGGCGTGCCACAGGTTCTGTTGCCGCCGCCCAGCATGATTGGCGAACGGTTCGTCAATTCCACTGACATTCTGGCAGCCGACTTCCACCAGACCTTCGTGAAGGCCGTGCTAAGCGGCTATGTCATGGGCTGTGGTTCGGCCTTTATCGTAGCGATCGCGGTTGATCGTGTGCCGTTCCTTAAACGCGGTCTTTTGCCGCTGGGCAATATGGTTTCGGCGCTGCCGATCATTGGCGTCGCTCCGATCATGGTGATGTGGTTTGGCTTTGACTGGCAATCGAAGGCGGCTGTGATCGTCATCATGACCTTCTTCCCGATGCTGGTGAATACCGTGACCGGGTTGAATGCGGCCGGGAAGCTTGAAAAGGATCTGATGGCGACATACGCGTCGGGCTATTGGTCAACGCTGTTTCGGCTGCGTTTGCCTGCGGCCATGCCGTTTGTTTTCAACGCACTTAAAATCAATTCCACGCTTGCGCTGATTGGCGCAATCGTCGCCGAATTTTTTGGCACCCCGATTGTGGGCATGGGATTCCGTATTTCGACCGAGGTCGGGCGGATGAACATCGACATGGTCTGGGCGGAAATCGCATTGGCGGCCCTTGCGGGGACCGCCTTCTACGGGGCTGTGGCGTATATCGAAAGAAAAGCGACGTCATGGCATCCGTCATTCAGGGTACGTCGCCATTAA
- a CDS encoding ABC transporter permease, with the protein MTSNTAAMTGSVRGPSTWTRMMSGQTGPVCVVLIALLVLWYVGAVFMNAPTQIDRYNRADQTWTTGQLIEDTLAQDRPILPAPHQVAVEMYHTIFAIKITSKRSLVYHSWVTLSSTLLGFGIGTLLGVLLAVGIVHVMTLEKSLMPWVISSQTIPILAIAPMIIVVLGAIGIKGLVPKAVISTYLCFFPVTISMVKGLRSPQVIQLDLMRTYNASKWQTFWQLRLPSAMPYLFASLKVAIAISLVGAIVGELPTGAQAGLGARLLAGSYYGQTIQIWSALLTAAFVAAILVVIVGWCERRVLVRMGVKS; encoded by the coding sequence ATGACGAGTAACACTGCTGCCATGACCGGGTCTGTTCGCGGACCATCGACCTGGACACGCATGATGTCTGGCCAGACCGGGCCGGTTTGCGTTGTTCTGATCGCCCTTCTTGTTCTGTGGTATGTCGGGGCCGTTTTCATGAACGCGCCGACCCAGATTGACCGTTACAACCGTGCTGACCAGACCTGGACTACGGGCCAGCTGATTGAGGATACCCTTGCGCAAGATCGCCCGATCCTGCCCGCCCCGCATCAGGTGGCGGTCGAGATGTATCACACCATCTTTGCCATCAAGATCACCTCGAAACGCTCTCTGGTCTATCACAGCTGGGTAACGCTTTCCTCGACCCTTCTTGGGTTTGGGATTGGTACGTTGCTTGGTGTGTTACTGGCGGTGGGGATTGTTCATGTCATGACGCTTGAAAAAAGCCTGATGCCATGGGTGATTTCATCGCAAACCATTCCGATCCTTGCCATCGCGCCGATGATCATCGTTGTTCTGGGCGCCATCGGGATCAAGGGGCTGGTGCCAAAGGCGGTCATATCGACCTATTTGTGCTTCTTCCCGGTCACGATCAGCATGGTCAAGGGGCTACGTTCCCCGCAGGTGATCCAGCTTGATCTGATGCGGACCTATAATGCCTCGAAATGGCAGACCTTCTGGCAGCTTCGCCTGCCGTCGGCCATGCCATATCTGTTTGCCAGCCTGAAGGTTGCGATCGCGATCAGTCTGGTCGGTGCCATCGTCGGCGAATTGCCGACCGGTGCGCAGGCGGGCCTTGGCGCGCGTTTGCTGGCCGGGTCCTATTACGGACAGACCATTCAAATCTGGTCGGCCCTTCTGACCGCGGCGTTTGTGGCCGCCATCCTTGTCGTCATCGTCGGCTGGTGTGAACGCAGGGTCCTTGTGCGGATGGGGGTGAAGTCATGA
- a CDS encoding ABC transporter ATP-binding protein, with protein MPASKKAVVDIKKLSLTFQTADGPVYALSDVDLTIEEGDFVSFIGPSGCGKTTLLRVIADLEQATGGEISINGVTPHEAREKRAYGYVFQAPALLPWRSIERNVTLPLEIMEISKEERVKRAQEALKLVELNGFEKKFPWQLSGGMQQRASIARALSFDADLLLMDEPFGALDEIVRDHLNEQLLKLWARTNKTVAFVTHSIPEAVYLSSKIVVMSPRPGRIIDVIETDFPKDRTLDIRETPEFLEIAHRVREGLRAGHSNDE; from the coding sequence ATGCCCGCATCGAAAAAAGCAGTTGTTGATATCAAGAAACTGTCGCTGACTTTCCAGACGGCAGACGGTCCCGTTTACGCCCTTTCCGATGTCGATCTGACCATCGAAGAAGGCGACTTTGTTTCCTTTATCGGCCCGTCGGGCTGCGGCAAAACCACACTTTTGCGCGTGATCGCCGACCTTGAACAAGCCACCGGCGGCGAAATTTCGATCAATGGTGTCACGCCGCATGAAGCGCGCGAAAAGCGTGCTTATGGCTATGTGTTTCAGGCACCCGCACTTTTGCCGTGGCGTTCAATCGAACGCAACGTGACCTTGCCGCTCGAAATCATGGAAATCTCCAAGGAAGAGCGCGTCAAGCGCGCCCAGGAGGCCCTGAAACTGGTCGAGCTCAATGGTTTTGAAAAGAAATTCCCATGGCAGCTGTCCGGCGGCATGCAGCAACGTGCGTCAATCGCGCGTGCCCTGTCGTTCGACGCCGACCTGCTGTTGATGGACGAACCATTTGGCGCGCTTGATGAAATCGTGCGCGATCACCTGAATGAACAGCTGTTGAAATTGTGGGCGCGGACCAACAAGACGGTGGCGTTCGTCACCCACTCCATCCCCGAGGCGGTGTATCTGTCGTCCAAGATTGTCGTGATGTCACCCCGTCCGGGGCGAATCATTGATGTGATCGAAACCGACTTCCCGAAAGACCGCACACTTGATATCCGCGAAACGCCGGAATTCCTTGAGATTGCGCATCGGGTGCGGGAAGGGCTGCGTGCGGGGCACAGCAATGACGAGTAA
- a CDS encoding nitrilase-related carbon-nitrogen hydrolase codes for MSKLRGGLIQMSLKGSTDQSPEEIRKAMIDAHLPYIEEAGKKGVQVLCFQEVFTQPYFCPSQDKKWYAAAEKIPDGPTTQLMCELAAKYKMVIVVPIYEEDITGVYYNTAAVIDADGTYLGKYRKTHIPHVAGFWEKFFFKPGVSNWPVFDTQYCKLGVYICYDRHFPEGWRALALNGAEYIVNPSATVAGVSEYIWKLEQPASAVANGCFIGAINRVGREQPWDIGEFYGQSYFVNPRGEIEAQASRDNDELLVHDMDMSMVREIRDNWQFFRDRRPSTYTRLTDGN; via the coding sequence ATGTCAAAGCTGAGAGGTGGCCTGATTCAAATGAGCCTTAAGGGTTCAACCGATCAGTCCCCCGAAGAAATCCGCAAGGCCATGATCGACGCACACCTGCCCTATATCGAAGAGGCGGGCAAAAAAGGTGTGCAGGTTCTGTGCTTTCAGGAAGTATTCACCCAGCCCTATTTCTGTCCGAGCCAGGACAAGAAATGGTACGCCGCCGCAGAAAAAATCCCTGATGGCCCGACCACACAGCTGATGTGTGAGTTGGCCGCCAAATACAAAATGGTGATCGTTGTTCCGATCTATGAGGAAGACATCACCGGTGTTTATTACAACACCGCTGCCGTGATTGACGCCGACGGCACCTATCTTGGCAAATACCGCAAAACCCACATCCCCCATGTCGCCGGTTTCTGGGAGAAATTCTTCTTCAAGCCGGGTGTTTCGAACTGGCCGGTCTTTGATACCCAGTATTGCAAACTTGGCGTTTATATCTGTTACGACCGGCACTTCCCGGAAGGCTGGCGTGCCTTAGCACTTAATGGCGCGGAATATATCGTCAACCCGTCGGCGACGGTTGCCGGGGTGTCGGAATATATCTGGAAACTCGAACAGCCGGCATCGGCTGTCGCCAATGGCTGCTTTATCGGTGCGATCAACCGGGTCGGCCGTGAACAGCCCTGGGATATTGGCGAGTTTTACGGCCAAAGCTATTTCGTCAATCCACGCGGCGAAATCGAAGCACAGGCATCGCGCGATAATGACGAATTGCTGGTCCATGACATGGATATGTCGATGGTGCGCGAAATTCGCGACAACTGGCAATTCTTCCGCGACCGTCGCCCGTCGACCTATACCCGTCTGACCGACGGGAACTGA
- a CDS encoding aspartate aminotransferase family protein, with protein MTATTKISRPNDLSAFWMPFTANRQFKQTPRMLVSADGMYYKTDDNRDILDGTAGLWCCNAGHKRPKIVEAVKAQMDELDYAPAFQMGHPKAFELASRLAQLMPGNLNHVFYTNSGSESVETALKIALAYHRARGDGQRTRLIGRERGYHGVNFGGISVGGISGNRKTFGQMLGGVDHMRHTYLPDENGVTRGMPEHGAYLAEDLERICALHDPSTIAAVIVEPVAGSTGVLIPPKGYLERLREICTKHGILLIFDEVITGFGRLGAPFAVDYFGVQPDLVTTAKGLTNGTIPMGAVFATDEIHDAFMTGPENMIELFHGYTYSGNPVACAAAMATLETYEEEGLYSKGKELGQYWEDAVHSLIDLPLVKDVRNLGLIGAIELEPIEGFPTKRAFNAFLKAFEKGILIRTTGDIIALSPPLILEKSHIDQLFGTLREVLKEID; from the coding sequence ATGACAGCCACCACGAAAATCAGCCGTCCGAACGATCTTTCGGCGTTCTGGATGCCCTTTACTGCCAACCGTCAGTTCAAGCAGACCCCGCGTATGCTGGTGTCGGCCGATGGCATGTATTACAAAACCGACGATAACCGCGACATCCTTGATGGCACCGCAGGCCTTTGGTGCTGCAACGCTGGTCACAAGCGTCCGAAAATCGTCGAAGCGGTCAAGGCACAGATGGACGAGCTGGATTATGCCCCGGCATTCCAGATGGGCCATCCCAAGGCGTTCGAACTGGCCAGCCGTCTGGCACAGTTGATGCCGGGCAATCTCAACCACGTTTTCTATACCAACTCCGGTTCTGAGTCGGTTGAAACCGCGCTTAAAATCGCACTGGCCTATCACCGTGCACGCGGCGATGGACAGCGGACCCGCCTGATCGGTCGCGAACGCGGATATCACGGTGTGAACTTCGGCGGTATTTCCGTTGGTGGTATTTCGGGTAACCGCAAAACATTCGGCCAGATGCTGGGCGGTGTGGACCATATGCGTCACACTTACCTGCCGGACGAAAACGGTGTTACCCGCGGTATGCCCGAACATGGTGCCTACCTTGCCGAAGATCTGGAACGCATTTGCGCGTTGCATGATCCGTCGACCATCGCGGCCGTGATTGTCGAGCCGGTTGCGGGCTCCACCGGTGTTCTGATCCCGCCGAAGGGCTATCTGGAACGCCTGCGCGAGATCTGCACCAAGCATGGCATCTTGTTGATCTTTGATGAGGTCATCACCGGTTTCGGTCGTCTTGGCGCACCGTTCGCAGTCGATTATTTCGGTGTTCAGCCGGATCTGGTCACTACCGCCAAGGGCCTTACCAACGGCACCATCCCGATGGGTGCGGTGTTTGCCACCGACGAGATCCATGATGCCTTCATGACCGGCCCGGAAAACATGATCGAGCTGTTCCATGGCTACACCTATTCGGGCAACCCGGTTGCCTGTGCGGCTGCCATGGCAACGCTTGAGACCTATGAAGAAGAAGGTCTGTATTCCAAGGGCAAGGAACTTGGTCAGTATTGGGAAGATGCGGTGCACAGCCTGATCGATCTGCCGCTGGTCAAGGATGTCCGTAACCTTGGCCTGATCGGTGCGATCGAGCTGGAGCCGATTGAAGGCTTCCCGACCAAGCGTGCGTTCAATGCCTTCCTCAAGGCGTTTGAGAAGGGCATTCTGATCCGCACCACGGGTGATATCATTGCGCTGTCGCCGCCGCTGATCCTTGAAAAATCACATATTGATCAGCTGTTCGGCACATTGCGCGAAGTGCTTAAAGAGATCGACTAG
- a CDS encoding TetR/AcrR family transcriptional regulator: MSTKPAVNGAHKAAIRQENEEQILAAAERVFADFGFKGATTARIAEIANVPKANVHYYFSTKEALYRRIMEDVCDHWLEAAMTFDNSADPAFILRGYIEAKMDLSRVRPYGSRLWAHEIIRGAKFSSEYISTTVKNWLDSRVEVIRGWIDEGKMDEVEPYTLMYMIFATTQHYADFGRQIEIFNNDKPLTDAQFAEAKENVVRIILKGVGLA; encoded by the coding sequence ATGAGCACAAAACCCGCAGTAAACGGCGCACACAAGGCCGCGATCCGACAGGAAAACGAAGAACAGATTCTGGCCGCTGCCGAACGGGTCTTTGCCGATTTCGGGTTCAAGGGGGCAACCACTGCGCGGATTGCCGAAATCGCCAATGTCCCCAAGGCCAATGTGCATTACTATTTCAGCACCAAAGAGGCCCTGTATCGCCGGATCATGGAAGATGTTTGCGACCACTGGCTCGAAGCGGCAATGACGTTCGATAACAGTGCCGACCCCGCCTTCATTCTGCGCGGCTATATCGAGGCCAAGATGGATTTGTCGCGTGTGCGTCCATACGGATCGCGTCTTTGGGCACATGAAATCATCCGTGGCGCCAAATTCTCGTCGGAATATATCTCGACCACGGTGAAAAACTGGCTCGATAGCCGCGTGGAAGTCATTCGGGGCTGGATTGACGAGGGCAAGATGGATGAGGTCGAACCCTACACCCTGATGTACATGATCTTTGCCACCACACAGCACTATGCCGACTTTGGCCGCCAGATCGAGATTTTCAACAATGACAAACCACTGACCGACGCACAATTTGCCGAGGCCAAGGAAAATGTCGTGCGGATCATATTGAAGGGTGTCGGCCTCGCCTGA
- a CDS encoding substrate-binding periplasmic protein, with protein sequence MLCIGPSLRAVCGCISAVLIGGLASLMTFPAAAENAILAQTQNTPPASNCRKLSVGGADGWEPITYIRDDGQQTGLAIDILQDYANRHDLKLDLNLDIPWTRAIQMLSKGELDVIAGAYFTHERDQVHFYSAPFANDDIMVFQRNDNRFPVVELSDLIGYDGARPQGGSYGDYIDRFAEQRLNMIFSPTGNRIFDVLMNGRVDYVMLGRFDGLTNIYRDNLIDDIIVVEPPIDSNKVHFMFSRKSPCMGHVRNLNILIEQLAEDGTLDQWTENHLLDVSEGAS encoded by the coding sequence ATGCTGTGTATCGGACCATCACTTCGCGCTGTTTGTGGTTGTATTTCCGCTGTCCTGATCGGCGGACTTGCGTCCCTGATGACATTCCCGGCAGCTGCCGAAAACGCAATTTTAGCCCAGACACAAAATACCCCGCCTGCCAGCAATTGCAGGAAGCTGTCGGTTGGCGGCGCAGACGGTTGGGAGCCGATCACCTATATCCGTGATGATGGCCAACAGACCGGGCTTGCAATCGACATTTTGCAGGATTACGCCAACCGTCACGATTTGAAGCTTGATCTCAATCTCGACATTCCCTGGACACGCGCCATTCAGATGCTCAGCAAGGGTGAACTGGATGTGATTGCCGGCGCCTATTTCACCCACGAGCGCGATCAGGTCCACTTTTATAGTGCGCCATTTGCCAATGACGACATCATGGTCTTTCAACGCAACGACAATCGCTTTCCGGTCGTCGAGCTGAGTGATCTGATCGGGTATGACGGTGCGCGTCCGCAAGGTGGCAGTTACGGCGATTATATCGACCGCTTTGCCGAACAACGGCTGAACATGATTTTCTCCCCCACCGGCAATCGCATCTTTGACGTCCTGATGAATGGGCGGGTCGATTATGTGATGCTGGGGCGCTTTGACGGGCTGACCAATATCTATCGCGATAATCTGATCGACGACATCATCGTGGTCGAACCACCGATTGACAGCAACAAGGTCCATTTCATGTTTTCACGCAAAAGCCCCTGCATGGGCCATGTCAGAAACCTGAATATCCTGATCGAACAGCTTGCCGAAGACGGAACGCTTGATCAGTGGACCGAGAACCATCTTCTTGATGTGTCCGAAGGGGCGAGTTAA